The following coding sequences lie in one Klebsiella huaxiensis genomic window:
- a CDS encoding PilN domain-containing protein produces MSQIVNFLPWRETRRRQRLRSGGLLLVGFLLVLLMAWFASRMNSRVSHSLEAERASAESQLYNAFQQRERVMRQRLQQYKRLRQRQQRREITAAWQPRLLEVAARLPEQAWLTRLEYRQNALTLGGLTLNLKALTTLEKALEGISGFHPAKAGETHRDSEGRWLFSFSMAGERTDAGEH; encoded by the coding sequence ATGAGCCAGATTGTTAACTTTCTTCCCTGGCGTGAAACCCGTCGACGGCAGCGTCTGCGTTCGGGAGGGTTATTACTCGTCGGGTTCCTGCTTGTTCTGCTTATGGCGTGGTTCGCATCACGAATGAACAGCCGGGTCAGTCACTCGCTTGAGGCGGAGAGAGCGAGTGCCGAAAGCCAGCTTTATAACGCGTTCCAGCAGCGTGAGCGTGTTATGCGTCAACGATTACAGCAGTACAAACGGCTCCGTCAGCGCCAGCAGCGCCGAGAGATAACCGCAGCATGGCAGCCAAGATTGCTGGAGGTCGCTGCCCGCTTACCGGAGCAGGCCTGGCTCACCCGTCTGGAATATCGACAAAATGCGCTCACGCTTGGCGGGCTGACGTTAAACCTGAAAGCATTAACAACCCTGGAAAAAGCGCTGGAAGGCATTAGCGGCTTTCATCCGGCCAAAGCGGGTGAAACCCATCGAGATAGCGAAGGGCGCTGGTTGTTTAGCTTTTCTATGGCGGGAGAGCGCACAGATGCGGGTGAACACTGA
- the aroB gene encoding 3-dehydroquinate synthase, producing the protein MERLTVTLGERSYPITIAAGLFNDPASFQPLQSGDQVMLVTNETLAPLYLDTVRSVLEQAGVKVDSVILPDGEQYKSLAVMDTVFTALLQKPHGRDTTLVALGGGVIGDLTGFAAASYQRGVRFIQVPTTLLSQVDSSVGGKTAVNHPLGKNMIGAFWQPVSVVVDLNCLKTLPTRELSSGLAEVIKYGIILDGEFFDWLENNIDALMALDEKAMAYCIRRCCELKAEVVAADERETGLRALLNLGHTFGHAIEAEMGYGNWLHGEAVAAGMVMAAHVSERLGQFSAQDTQRVIRLLQRAGLPVHGPLEMAADAYLPHMMRDKKVLAGEMRLVLPLAIGKSEIRGGVPHDVVLDAIADTQQAQQ; encoded by the coding sequence ATGGAGAGGCTTACTGTAACCCTCGGGGAACGTAGTTACCCGATTACCATCGCGGCTGGTTTGTTTAACGATCCAGCTTCCTTCCAGCCACTGCAATCAGGCGACCAGGTTATGCTGGTCACCAATGAAACGCTGGCGCCGCTTTATCTGGATACCGTTCGTTCCGTACTGGAGCAAGCGGGAGTAAAAGTCGACAGCGTGATTCTTCCCGACGGTGAGCAGTATAAAAGCCTGGCGGTGATGGATACTGTTTTTACCGCTCTGTTGCAAAAACCACACGGCCGCGACACGACGTTAGTGGCGCTCGGCGGTGGGGTGATCGGTGATTTAACTGGATTTGCCGCGGCCAGCTATCAGCGTGGCGTGCGATTTATCCAGGTCCCTACTACGCTGTTGTCGCAGGTTGATTCCTCCGTTGGCGGCAAAACGGCTGTAAACCATCCTCTCGGTAAAAATATGATTGGCGCCTTCTGGCAGCCAGTTTCTGTCGTTGTCGATCTCAACTGTCTCAAGACACTACCGACGCGCGAACTGTCCTCCGGTCTGGCTGAAGTCATAAAGTACGGCATTATCCTCGATGGCGAATTCTTCGATTGGCTGGAAAACAACATTGATGCGCTGATGGCGCTGGATGAAAAAGCGATGGCGTACTGTATCCGTCGTTGTTGTGAGCTGAAAGCTGAAGTAGTCGCGGCCGACGAGCGCGAAACCGGGTTACGTGCTTTACTCAATCTTGGACATACTTTTGGTCATGCGATCGAAGCTGAAATGGGCTACGGTAACTGGCTGCATGGTGAAGCTGTGGCTGCCGGTATGGTGATGGCGGCGCATGTGTCCGAGCGTTTAGGGCAGTTCAGCGCACAGGATACGCAGCGAGTTATTCGCTTGTTGCAGCGTGCTGGTTTACCGGTGCATGGGCCGCTGGAGATGGCGGCAGACGCCTATTTGCCTCACATGATGCGTGATAAAAAGGTACTGGCTGGCGAGATGCGGCTGGTGCTACCGCTCGCAATAGGGAAAAGCGAGATACGTGGCGGAGTGCCGCATGATGTTGTTCTTGACGCAATTGCTGATACCCAGCAGGCGCAACAATAA
- a CDS encoding type IV pilus biogenesis protein PilM: MAFRNWRIGMHIQQDRIAIVALLFERSRWALRRWWIIPLTPGTVRQGVVVDVEALARQLQSWRRELPMQHQVCIALPAARTLQKRLPRPQVSLRESEQATWISSAMAQQLEMPASSLCVDYSATGTGDGWQVTAAQRLDVDALRRLAERLKLRVAGIVPDASVLSAFFPWLPAETHGLAWRDESTWLWATADNWGWNLCSETPSFPRLVSQVNAGEFRLCTSESFDGQSFDAWSVIHRLQPPLPPCGDSFTVALGLALGAR, translated from the coding sequence ATGGCTTTTAGAAACTGGCGCATAGGAATGCATATTCAGCAGGACCGTATTGCCATCGTAGCGCTGTTGTTTGAACGCTCCCGCTGGGCACTGCGGCGCTGGTGGATTATTCCCCTGACGCCCGGCACCGTGCGTCAGGGAGTGGTTGTCGACGTTGAGGCGCTGGCCCGACAGTTGCAAAGCTGGCGGCGCGAGCTGCCAATGCAGCATCAGGTTTGTATTGCGCTCCCGGCGGCGCGCACGTTGCAAAAGCGTTTGCCGCGTCCTCAGGTCTCGTTAAGAGAAAGCGAACAGGCAACATGGATCAGCAGCGCGATGGCGCAGCAGTTGGAAATGCCAGCTTCCTCATTATGTGTTGATTATTCGGCTACCGGAACGGGTGATGGCTGGCAGGTAACGGCGGCGCAGCGCTTAGACGTTGACGCGCTGCGTCGCCTTGCGGAGCGACTCAAGTTAAGAGTCGCCGGAATTGTTCCGGATGCCAGCGTACTCAGCGCCTTTTTTCCCTGGCTACCGGCTGAAACTCATGGACTGGCATGGCGAGATGAATCGACCTGGCTGTGGGCTACCGCAGATAACTGGGGATGGAATTTATGCAGCGAAACCCCTTCTTTTCCCCGGCTGGTTTCACAGGTTAACGCCGGTGAGTTTCGCCTCTGTACTTCCGAATCGTTCGACGGGCAAAGCTTTGATGCCTGGAGCGTAATACATCGTCTGCAGCCTCCGCTTCCGCCCTGTGGCGATAGCTTTACGGTTGCGCTGGGCCTTGCGTTGGGTGCGCGTTAA
- the mrcA gene encoding peptidoglycan glycosyltransferase/peptidoglycan DD-transpeptidase MrcA — MKFVKYLFILAVCCVLLGAGSIFGLYKYIEPQLPDVATLKDVRLQIPMQVYSADGELIAQYGEKRRIPVTLQQIPPELIKAFIATEDSRFYEHHGVDPVGIFRAASVAMFSGHASQGASTITQQLARNFFLSPEKTLIRKVKEVFLAIRIEQLLNKDEILELYLNKIYLGYRAYGVGAAAQVYFGKSVDQLTLSEMAVIAGLPKAPSTFNPLYSMDRATARRNVVLSRMLSEGYITQSQYDQARSQAIDARYHAPEIAFSAPYLSEMVRQEMVNRYGELAYEDGYRVYTTITRKNQQSAQQAVRNNVLDYDMRHGYRGPASVLWKVGETPWDNQKIIAALKKIPGSGPLSPAVITSANPQEAVALLSNGTSVSLNMSGVRWARRFVSDTQQGATPRKVTDVLQTGQQIWVRQVGSDWWLSQVPDVNSALVSINPQNGAIIALVGGFDFNQSKFNRATQALRQVGSNIKPFLYTAAMDKGLTLASMLNDVPISRWDAGSGSDWRPKNSPPQYAGPIRLRQGLGQSKNVVMVRAMRAMGVDYAAEYLQRFGFPAQNIVRTESLALGSASFTPLQVARGYSVMANGGFLVSPYFISKIENDQGGVIFEERPKIACPQCNSPVIYGDTPKSDVLENKDVEDVATSQEPQNASVPPQPQLEQANQSLVAQSGAPEYAPHVINTPLAFLIKSALNTNIFGEPGWMGTGWRAGRDLQRHDIGGKTGTTNSSKDAWFSGYGPGVVTSVWIGFDDHRRDLGRTTASGAIKDQISGYEGGAKSAQPAWDDFMKKVLEGVPEEPLTPPPGIITVNIDRSTGQLASGGNSRAEYFIEGTQPTQQAVHEVGTTITDGGGETHELF; from the coding sequence GTGAAGTTCGTAAAGTATCTTTTCATCCTTGCAGTCTGTTGCGTACTGCTGGGAGCAGGCTCGATTTTTGGTCTCTATAAATATATAGAGCCGCAGCTTCCTGACGTCGCTACCCTGAAGGATGTGCGTCTGCAAATCCCGATGCAGGTTTACAGTGCGGATGGCGAGCTGATTGCGCAATATGGCGAGAAACGCCGTATCCCTGTCACCTTGCAGCAAATACCACCTGAGCTAATAAAAGCGTTTATCGCCACTGAAGACAGCCGATTTTATGAGCATCATGGCGTTGATCCGGTCGGTATTTTCCGCGCCGCCAGCGTCGCCATGTTCTCCGGTCACGCCTCACAGGGTGCCAGCACCATCACTCAGCAACTGGCGCGTAACTTCTTCCTGAGTCCAGAAAAGACGCTGATACGTAAGGTCAAAGAGGTCTTTCTCGCAATCCGCATCGAACAGTTGCTCAATAAAGACGAAATTCTTGAGCTGTACCTGAATAAAATCTATCTCGGCTACCGCGCCTATGGCGTCGGCGCAGCCGCGCAGGTTTATTTTGGTAAATCCGTCGATCAGCTCACTCTGAGCGAGATGGCAGTGATTGCGGGTTTGCCGAAAGCTCCTTCAACCTTTAACCCGCTCTACTCCATGGACCGCGCCACCGCCCGCCGTAACGTCGTTCTGTCGCGTATGCTGAGTGAAGGCTACATCACGCAGTCGCAGTACGATCAGGCGCGCAGCCAGGCTATCGACGCACGCTATCATGCGCCGGAAATCGCCTTCTCAGCCCCCTACCTCAGCGAAATGGTGCGTCAGGAAATGGTCAATCGCTACGGCGAACTGGCTTATGAAGATGGTTATCGTGTCTACACCACCATCACCCGGAAAAACCAGCAGTCTGCCCAACAGGCGGTACGTAACAACGTTCTGGATTACGATATGCGCCACGGCTATCGCGGCCCGGCCAGCGTATTGTGGAAAGTGGGTGAAACGCCATGGGATAACCAGAAAATCATTGCTGCGCTGAAAAAGATACCGGGCTCTGGCCCTCTCTCCCCGGCGGTAATCACTTCGGCAAATCCGCAGGAGGCCGTTGCTCTGTTGAGCAACGGAACATCGGTATCGCTGAATATGTCAGGGGTTCGCTGGGCGCGTCGGTTTGTTTCTGATACTCAGCAAGGCGCTACACCGCGCAAAGTGACCGATGTCCTGCAAACCGGGCAACAAATTTGGGTCCGCCAGGTTGGCAGCGACTGGTGGCTGTCTCAGGTACCGGATGTGAACTCGGCGCTGGTATCCATCAACCCGCAAAACGGCGCGATTATTGCGCTGGTCGGTGGTTTTGATTTCAACCAAAGTAAGTTCAACCGTGCGACTCAGGCCTTACGCCAGGTCGGTTCTAACATTAAGCCGTTCCTCTATACTGCAGCGATGGATAAAGGCTTAACGCTGGCGAGCATGCTTAATGATGTGCCTATTTCCCGTTGGGATGCGGGTTCTGGCTCTGACTGGCGGCCGAAAAACTCACCTCCGCAATATGCTGGTCCTATCCGTTTACGCCAGGGGCTGGGTCAATCGAAGAACGTCGTCATGGTTCGCGCCATGCGTGCCATGGGCGTGGACTACGCCGCAGAGTACCTCCAGCGCTTCGGCTTCCCGGCACAGAACATCGTGCGAACCGAATCACTGGCGCTGGGTTCAGCGTCTTTCACACCGTTACAGGTCGCTCGCGGTTATTCGGTGATGGCGAACGGAGGTTTCCTGGTTAGCCCGTATTTCATCAGTAAAATTGAGAACGATCAGGGCGGCGTCATTTTCGAAGAACGACCGAAAATTGCCTGCCCGCAGTGCAATTCGCCAGTGATTTACGGTGATACACCAAAATCAGACGTGCTGGAAAATAAAGACGTCGAGGACGTTGCCACCTCTCAGGAACCGCAAAACGCCAGCGTTCCGCCGCAGCCACAGCTTGAGCAGGCCAACCAGTCACTGGTCGCGCAGAGTGGCGCTCCTGAGTATGCGCCGCACGTGATCAATACGCCGTTGGCCTTCCTGATCAAGAGCGCCCTTAACACCAATATTTTCGGCGAACCCGGCTGGATGGGCACCGGCTGGCGTGCGGGTCGCGACCTGCAACGTCACGATATCGGCGGTAAGACAGGGACCACCAACAGCTCGAAAGATGCGTGGTTCTCCGGCTATGGCCCTGGCGTGGTGACGTCGGTATGGATTGGCTTTGATGACCACCGCCGCGATCTGGGTCGTACAACCGCCTCAGGCGCAATCAAAGATCAGATTTCTGGCTACGAGGGTGGAGCCAAAAGCGCCCAGCCGGCCTGGGATGATTTTATGAAAAAGGTTCTGGAAGGCGTACCGGAGGAGCCGTTAACGCCGCCGCCGGGCATCATCACGGTGAATATCGACCGCAGCACCGGCCAGTTGGCCAGCGGAGGTAACAGCCGCGCTGAGTACTTTATCGAAGGCACCCAGCCCACCCAGCAGGCGGTTCATGAAGTCGGCACCACCATCACCGATGGCGGCGGCGAAACCCACGAACTGTTCTGA
- the hofQ gene encoding DNA uptake porin HofQ, which translates to MMRWISLLFLLLPLMVMAAKKDQPVSLVVDDAPVAQVLQTLAELKQKNLVVAPGVSGTVSLHLKNVPWQQALRSVIDSAGLTLTQQGTVLYVHTLAWQNARQVQLEAERDKRLQNLPLQDHSVALRYADAGDLAKAGEKLLSARGHLTVDKRTNRLLIRDDVQHIPVLKAWALEMDLPVGQVELAAHIVSMSETSLRELGVKWNLAEASSPPGSGKFTTLSSNLAVGDVSTRVGFNIGRINGRLLELELSALEKKQQVQIIASPRLLASHMQPASIKQGSEIPYQVSSGESGATSVEFKEAVLGMEVTPTVLQQNRVRLKLRISENTPGQILKQENGEALAIDKQEIETQVEVKSGETLALGGIFSQKNKSSRDGIPLLSDIPWLGQLFRRDGKDNERRELVVFITPRILAVN; encoded by the coding sequence ATGATGCGATGGATAAGCCTGCTGTTTCTGCTGTTGCCACTGATGGTAATGGCGGCAAAAAAAGATCAACCCGTGTCGCTGGTCGTCGATGACGCACCGGTAGCTCAAGTATTACAAACTCTGGCGGAACTTAAACAGAAAAACCTGGTAGTGGCACCGGGCGTCAGCGGTACGGTATCGCTACATCTAAAAAATGTCCCCTGGCAACAAGCGCTGCGTTCCGTAATCGATAGTGCCGGGCTGACGTTAACCCAACAAGGTACGGTGCTGTATGTTCACACCCTTGCCTGGCAAAATGCGCGACAGGTGCAGCTTGAAGCGGAAAGAGATAAACGTTTACAGAATCTCCCTCTACAGGATCACAGTGTGGCCTTGCGTTATGCTGATGCGGGGGATCTCGCTAAAGCCGGAGAGAAATTGCTGAGCGCTCGCGGACATCTCACCGTCGATAAACGAACCAATCGTCTGCTAATTCGTGATGATGTCCAGCATATCCCTGTCTTGAAAGCATGGGCGCTGGAGATGGACTTGCCTGTCGGTCAGGTAGAGCTGGCGGCGCATATTGTCTCAATGAGCGAAACCAGCCTGCGCGAGCTGGGGGTGAAGTGGAACCTGGCCGAAGCCAGCAGTCCGCCAGGATCGGGTAAATTCACCACCTTAAGCAGCAACCTGGCGGTCGGCGATGTCAGTACGCGAGTGGGATTTAATATCGGGCGTATTAACGGGCGGCTATTAGAACTGGAGCTTTCCGCTCTTGAGAAAAAGCAGCAGGTACAAATTATCGCCAGTCCACGACTGCTGGCTTCACATATGCAGCCCGCTAGCATCAAACAGGGGAGCGAGATTCCTTATCAGGTTTCTAGTGGTGAAAGCGGTGCAACTTCCGTTGAGTTTAAAGAGGCAGTGTTGGGGATGGAGGTTACGCCGACGGTGCTACAGCAAAATCGGGTGCGTTTAAAACTCAGAATTAGCGAAAACACGCCAGGACAAATTCTTAAACAGGAAAATGGCGAAGCGCTGGCTATCGATAAACAGGAAATTGAAACGCAGGTCGAAGTGAAAAGCGGTGAGACCCTGGCCTTGGGAGGAATTTTTTCGCAAAAAAATAAATCTTCTCGCGATGGTATTCCCCTACTTAGCGACATCCCATGGCTTGGGCAATTATTTCGCCGTGACGGCAAAGATAACGAACGACGTGAACTGGTTGTCTTCATTACTCCACGTATACTGGCAGTGAATTAA
- the dam gene encoding adenine-specific DNA-methyltransferase: protein MKKNRAFLKWAGGKYPLLDDIKKHLPQGDCLIEPFVGAGSVFLNTDFSRYILADINSDLISLYNIVKLQTDEYVTAAREMFTPENNAAERYYQFRDEFNQSQEPLRRAVLFLYLNRHGYNGLCRYNLRGEFNVPFGRYKKPYFPEAELHHFAEKAQHAEFHCESYEDCMKRADNSSVVYCDPPYAPLSSTANFTAYHTNSFSQEQQELLAKKAESLVKKRIPVLISNHRTPLTQEWYKNAAEMHIVKVRRSISSNGGTRKKVDELLALYRPPKTK from the coding sequence ATGAAAAAGAATCGCGCTTTTCTGAAATGGGCAGGGGGGAAATACCCCCTGCTTGATGATATTAAAAAGCATTTGCCGCAGGGCGATTGCTTGATTGAGCCCTTTGTGGGCGCCGGGTCGGTATTTCTTAATACCGACTTTTCTCGTTATATCCTTGCTGATATCAATAGTGATTTGATTAGTCTGTATAACATAGTCAAACTGCAAACCGATGAGTACGTTACGGCGGCGCGTGAGATGTTCACGCCAGAAAATAACGCCGCTGAACGTTACTACCAGTTCCGTGATGAGTTCAACCAAAGCCAGGAACCGCTGCGTCGCGCGGTGCTGTTCCTTTATCTGAACCGTCATGGCTACAATGGTCTGTGTCGTTACAACCTGCGCGGTGAGTTTAACGTGCCGTTTGGCCGCTATAAAAAGCCCTACTTTCCAGAGGCCGAGTTGCACCACTTCGCTGAGAAAGCACAGCATGCAGAGTTTCATTGTGAATCTTATGAAGACTGTATGAAGCGAGCTGATAACAGCTCTGTTGTTTATTGCGATCCACCCTATGCGCCGCTGTCGTCAACGGCGAATTTTACGGCCTATCATACGAATAGCTTTAGCCAGGAACAGCAGGAGTTGCTGGCAAAAAAGGCGGAATCGCTGGTGAAAAAGCGTATTCCTGTGCTTATCTCAAACCATCGCACGCCGCTCACTCAGGAGTGGTATAAAAATGCCGCTGAGATGCATATTGTGAAGGTTCGACGCAGCATCAGCAGTAACGGTGGTACACGTAAGAAGGTGGACGAGCTTCTGGCTCTGTACCGTCCGCCCAAGACCAAATAA
- a CDS encoding HofP DNA utilization family protein yields MQSKWWSLLLLPLSLMAGGRDPFQPAVDGCRTAQLSQWRYGGAISDPQLHIGILQDSAGKWRRVRVDETLPTNWRITLLTAQRIEITTGPGCEPAQWAWQREGIKNDAMDKPAVSAVATDGNGGKKRSTRVAGRR; encoded by the coding sequence ATGCAGAGTAAGTGGTGGAGTTTACTTTTGCTGCCGCTCTCGCTGATGGCTGGAGGACGCGATCCATTCCAGCCTGCGGTTGATGGCTGTCGAACGGCACAATTGAGCCAATGGCGCTACGGTGGAGCTATCAGCGATCCGCAATTGCATATTGGCATTTTGCAGGACAGCGCCGGGAAGTGGCGTCGAGTAAGAGTGGATGAAACGTTGCCGACAAACTGGCGAATCACGCTCCTGACGGCGCAGAGAATTGAAATAACTACGGGACCAGGATGTGAACCCGCCCAGTGGGCCTGGCAGCGTGAAGGAATAAAAAATGATGCGATGGATAAGCCTGCTGTTTCTGCTGTTGCCACTGATGGTAATGGCGGCAAAAAAAGATCAACCCGTGTCGCTGGTCGTCGATGA
- the nudE gene encoding ADP compounds hydrolase NudE yields the protein MSKSLQKPTILNVETVARSRLFNVESVDLEFSNGVRRVYERMRPSTREAVMIVPIVDDHIILIREYAVGTESYELGFSKGLIDPGESVLEAANRELKEEVGFGAQKLTFLKKLSMAPSYFSSKMNILVAEDLYPESLPGDEPEPLPQVRWPLSQLMALLDEEDFHEARNVSALFLLREWLQEQGRL from the coding sequence ATGAGCAAATCATTACAAAAACCCACCATTCTCAATGTTGAAACGGTAGCGCGTTCGCGACTTTTTAACGTTGAAAGCGTGGACCTTGAGTTCAGCAACGGCGTTCGCCGGGTGTATGAACGGATGCGGCCCTCTACTCGTGAAGCCGTGATGATTGTGCCGATTGTCGATGACCATATTATATTGATTCGCGAGTACGCTGTTGGGACCGAGTCCTATGAATTAGGCTTTTCGAAAGGCCTGATTGACCCGGGTGAAAGCGTGCTCGAGGCTGCCAACCGTGAGCTGAAAGAAGAGGTCGGTTTTGGCGCGCAAAAGCTGACGTTTTTGAAAAAGTTGAGCATGGCCCCATCTTATTTCTCCAGCAAGATGAATATTCTGGTGGCGGAAGACCTTTATCCGGAATCACTACCGGGCGATGAGCCAGAGCCGCTACCGCAGGTTCGCTGGCCGCTATCGCAGCTAATGGCGCTGCTTGATGAAGAGGACTTTCATGAGGCTCGTAACGTCAGTGCGCTGTTCCTGTTGCGCGAATGGTTGCAGGAGCAGGGCCGACTGTAG
- the damX gene encoding cell division protein DamX, producing MDELKPEDDMKADRNDRRAGRSRQSSERDADPQINFDDVDLDDADDGRPTRGSKARRERDEEQYEEQYEDDVESDEDDAEERQVERRPRKRKKAPAKPASRQYIMMGVGILVLLLLIVGVGSALKSPSSSSGEQTASGEKSVSLSGDQDNNAQPTAQDSSATNNSQPQDVSLPPIASNPTQGQAAAEPQGQQRVEVQGDLNNALTQQQGQIDSAVANSTLPTEPATVAPLRNGAAPRQATTERQTAATPTPRPAERKHTVIEPKPQATAKTTAEPKPTPVQPKRVESVATTAPAKATPAQPTKPVATAQTKPAQSTATTTTPAATATATAAPAATAAASKSTGDVGSMKSAPSGHYTLQLSSSSNYNNLNSWAKKEKLEKYVVYETTRNGQPWYVLVSGIYASKDEAKRAVATLPADVQAKNPWAKPLHQVQSDLK from the coding sequence ATGGATGAATTAAAACCAGAAGACGATATGAAAGCCGATCGCAACGATCGTCGTGCTGGTCGTTCCCGTCAGTCTTCTGAGCGCGATGCCGATCCGCAAATCAATTTTGATGATGTCGATCTTGATGATGCTGACGATGGTCGCCCGACGCGCGGTAGCAAAGCACGCCGTGAGCGCGATGAAGAACAATATGAAGAACAATATGAAGATGACGTAGAGTCTGACGAAGACGATGCCGAAGAGCGTCAGGTTGAACGTCGTCCGCGTAAACGTAAGAAGGCGCCGGCCAAACCTGCTTCCCGTCAGTACATCATGATGGGTGTAGGGATCCTCGTCCTTCTCCTGCTGATTGTTGGCGTCGGATCTGCGCTGAAATCACCTTCCTCTTCATCTGGTGAGCAAACGGCTTCCGGTGAGAAGAGCGTTAGCTTATCCGGCGATCAGGATAATAATGCCCAGCCGACAGCTCAGGATTCATCAGCGACGAATAATTCACAGCCGCAGGATGTCTCTTTGCCGCCAATTGCCTCTAACCCGACTCAGGGTCAAGCAGCTGCTGAGCCGCAGGGACAGCAACGTGTTGAAGTTCAGGGTGACCTGAACAATGCGCTGACTCAGCAGCAGGGCCAGATTGATAGTGCCGTGGCGAATTCCACTCTGCCAACTGAACCAGCTACCGTTGCTCCGCTTCGTAATGGTGCTGCCCCGCGCCAGGCGACAACGGAACGTCAGACGGCGGCGACACCCACACCGCGTCCAGCTGAGCGTAAGCATACGGTTATCGAACCAAAACCGCAGGCCACCGCGAAAACGACTGCCGAGCCTAAACCGACTCCAGTCCAGCCGAAGCGTGTAGAAAGCGTTGCGACTACGGCTCCGGCGAAAGCGACACCAGCTCAGCCGACGAAACCTGTTGCAACTGCACAGACTAAACCGGCGCAGTCAACGGCTACTACTACCACGCCTGCCGCGACTGCTACGGCAACCGCAGCTCCGGCAGCGACTGCTGCTGCGAGTAAAAGCACTGGTGATGTTGGCTCTATGAAGTCCGCGCCATCTGGGCACTACACGTTGCAGCTCAGCAGCTCCTCTAACTACAACAACCTCAACAGTTGGGCGAAGAAAGAGAAGTTGGAAAAATATGTTGTCTATGAGACTACGCGTAACGGCCAACCCTGGTATGTTCTGGTGAGCGGTATTTATGCTTCGAAAGATGAAGCTAAACGCGCTGTTGCGACTCTGCCGGCAGATGTACAGGCGAAAAACCCGTGGGCAAAACCGCTGCATCAGGTCCAGTCTGACCTGAAATAA
- a CDS encoding HofO family protein: MRVNTESWLTDGKILLVLSIVLALIVGAFMWLQTSPPKIHSGGSLRIQEQWRKLLPLQAALNSTRTDEAKTETFTPLDLPVVGAVLVSWRPVGRGGEMLLEVNWQSVPALFSWLARCGMQATAFSLHPEKQTLQLEAQDAE, from the coding sequence ATGCGGGTGAACACTGAGAGCTGGCTAACGGACGGCAAAATTCTGTTAGTGCTGTCCATCGTTTTAGCTCTCATCGTAGGGGCTTTTATGTGGCTACAAACCTCGCCGCCAAAAATACACTCTGGCGGCTCGCTGCGAATACAAGAACAATGGCGAAAACTGTTGCCGCTACAGGCTGCGCTAAACAGTACCAGAACGGACGAAGCGAAAACCGAAACCTTTACGCCGCTTGATCTGCCAGTCGTCGGAGCGGTACTTGTATCCTGGCGGCCAGTTGGGCGGGGTGGTGAGATGCTGCTGGAGGTTAACTGGCAATCGGTACCCGCGCTATTTTCCTGGCTGGCACGTTGCGGGATGCAGGCTACGGCATTTTCACTGCACCCGGAAAAGCAGACCCTGCAGCTGGAGGCGCAAGATGCAGAGTAA
- the aroK gene encoding shikimate kinase AroK: protein MAEKRNIFLVGPMGAGKSTIGRQLAQQLNMEFYDSDQEIEKRTGADVGWVFDVEGEDGFRDREEKIINELTEKQGIVLATGGGSVKSRETRNRLSARGVVVYLETTIEKQLARTQRDKKRPLLQVDAPPREVLEALADERNPLYEEIADVTIRTDDQSAKVVANQIIHMLESN from the coding sequence ATGGCAGAGAAACGCAATATCTTTCTGGTTGGGCCTATGGGTGCCGGCAAAAGCACTATTGGGCGCCAGTTAGCCCAACAGCTCAACATGGAATTTTACGATTCTGATCAAGAAATTGAGAAACGCACTGGCGCTGATGTGGGTTGGGTCTTTGATGTAGAAGGCGAAGACGGCTTCCGCGATCGTGAAGAAAAAATCATCAATGAGTTGACGGAAAAACAGGGAATTGTGCTGGCGACTGGCGGCGGCTCTGTAAAATCCCGTGAAACGCGTAACCGTCTCTCCGCCCGCGGCGTGGTGGTCTACCTGGAAACAACTATCGAAAAGCAGCTTGCCCGTACACAGCGCGATAAAAAGCGTCCTTTATTACAAGTTGATGCGCCGCCTCGCGAAGTTCTTGAAGCGTTGGCAGATGAACGCAATCCGCTGTATGAAGAGATTGCTGATGTCACTATCCGCACCGACGATCAAAGCGCAAAAGTGGTAGCAAACCAGATTATTCATATGCTGGAAAGCAACTGA